One region of Skermanella mucosa genomic DNA includes:
- a CDS encoding PAS domain S-box protein codes for MLFRVARNRIAHRITDEQVLGQTSEILESVGDAFYAVDRHFRFTYLNRKALEQIGKPRGQLIGRQFLEVFPQAEGSGLHSSCIEAMRDGKAREFVGVSPILNRWKSYLVLPRPDGGLLVHSRDISAQKAAEAAMNESEKRLRLAAHAARFGTYDWDVANGQLFWSQESHAIHGLPCTGSIVCERAFDLIHPEDRNRVAAAFERGLDPGGVGFWSIDYRILRPDGQTRWINSQSHVVFEGERGDRKAIRVIGTLQDVTDRKAAQQALMIERMRFKTVVEHVPVGLLLVEIPSGRTLVGNLQVERITGCAIPEDPDAWVLDRWKGYDETGREIPAAAQPLAITMASGEPAELIARSPRQDGSMGWLRITSAPIRDPNGDVTGIVVTIFDIDAERRTADTLRDSEARLRRAVEDAPFPIMVHAEDGSVVHLSKAWLTITGYAAEDIRTTADWIRLAYGDGAEAVRMRVKSLFERDCPVDERENVVRTADGSRRTWSFRSAPIGRDLDGRQLVVTMAVDLTERKEDEARLHLLMREVDHRAKNVLAVVQSILHLTRAENPADLTTAIEGRLAAMARAHMLLAASHWAGADLAAMSVDELAPFASADRIAIRGPAVSISAEAAQAVAMSLHELSTNAAKYGALSTPAGRLELSWRVEEQERGERLVLEWVEDGGPPVTPPSHEGFGSIVLRQTVEGQLGGELVLDWNAAGLRCRIAMPNDCFSTAGTTDSSEPLNEAFDEGQVTGPAGSGARVLVVEDEALTALAMEQVLLDAGLTVLGPVGRVEDALELLRETTPDVAVLDVNLFGQTVFPVAERLLVLGVPFLFCSGYSRLDDVSERLNQVPLLAKPVLADRLIATLSSLMTDRTVISAGVAAQ; via the coding sequence ATGCTCTTCAGGGTGGCGCGCAACCGCATCGCCCACAGGATCACCGACGAACAAGTGCTTGGGCAGACATCGGAAATACTGGAGAGTGTCGGCGACGCCTTCTACGCGGTGGATCGCCATTTCCGGTTCACCTATCTGAACCGCAAGGCCCTGGAGCAGATCGGCAAGCCGCGAGGCCAGCTGATCGGCCGGCAATTCCTCGAGGTCTTTCCCCAGGCCGAGGGGTCGGGACTTCACAGCAGCTGCATCGAAGCCATGCGGGACGGCAAGGCGCGGGAATTCGTCGGAGTGTCCCCGATCCTCAATCGCTGGAAATCCTACCTCGTGCTGCCCCGGCCGGACGGCGGCCTGCTGGTCCATTCACGCGACATATCCGCCCAGAAGGCGGCGGAAGCCGCCATGAACGAAAGCGAGAAGCGCCTTCGGCTGGCGGCCCACGCCGCACGGTTCGGCACCTACGACTGGGACGTCGCGAACGGGCAGCTGTTCTGGTCACAGGAAAGCCACGCGATCCATGGGCTGCCATGCACCGGATCGATCGTTTGCGAACGCGCCTTCGACCTGATCCATCCCGAGGACAGGAACCGCGTCGCGGCGGCGTTCGAACGCGGGCTGGACCCGGGCGGGGTTGGCTTCTGGTCGATCGATTACCGCATCTTGCGTCCGGACGGGCAGACGCGTTGGATCAATTCCCAATCGCATGTGGTCTTCGAGGGCGAACGCGGCGACCGCAAGGCGATCAGGGTGATCGGCACGCTGCAGGACGTCACCGACCGCAAGGCGGCCCAACAGGCGCTAATGATCGAGCGCATGAGGTTCAAGACCGTGGTCGAGCATGTGCCGGTGGGCCTCCTGCTGGTGGAAATCCCATCGGGCCGGACCTTGGTGGGCAACCTCCAGGTGGAACGGATCACGGGATGCGCTATCCCGGAGGATCCCGATGCCTGGGTGCTGGACCGGTGGAAGGGCTATGACGAGACCGGTCGGGAAATCCCAGCCGCCGCCCAGCCGCTGGCCATCACAATGGCATCCGGCGAGCCGGCGGAACTGATCGCCCGGAGCCCTCGTCAGGACGGCTCCATGGGCTGGCTGCGGATCACCAGCGCTCCCATCCGCGATCCCAACGGGGACGTCACCGGCATCGTCGTCACGATCTTCGACATAGACGCGGAGCGGCGAACCGCGGACACCCTGCGGGACAGCGAGGCGCGGCTTCGTCGCGCGGTCGAGGATGCACCGTTCCCGATCATGGTCCACGCGGAGGACGGAAGCGTGGTCCATCTCAGCAAGGCATGGCTGACGATCACCGGCTATGCCGCCGAGGACATCCGGACCACGGCCGATTGGATCCGCCTCGCCTACGGCGATGGCGCCGAAGCGGTCAGGATGCGGGTGAAATCCTTGTTCGAGCGCGATTGCCCGGTCGATGAGCGGGAGAACGTGGTGCGGACGGCCGACGGATCGCGCCGGACCTGGAGTTTCCGCTCGGCTCCGATCGGGCGGGACTTGGACGGGCGCCAGTTGGTCGTCACCATGGCGGTGGACCTGACCGAGCGCAAGGAGGACGAGGCGCGGCTTCACCTGCTGATGCGCGAGGTCGACCACCGCGCCAAGAACGTGTTGGCCGTCGTACAGTCGATCCTGCACCTCACGCGCGCCGAGAATCCGGCCGACCTCACCACCGCGATCGAAGGCCGCCTGGCGGCGATGGCCCGCGCCCACATGCTGCTGGCCGCCAGCCACTGGGCCGGTGCCGACCTCGCCGCCATGAGCGTCGATGAATTGGCACCGTTCGCCAGCGCCGACCGGATCGCGATCCGTGGGCCGGCGGTGTCGATTTCCGCCGAGGCCGCCCAGGCGGTCGCCATGAGCCTGCACGAACTGTCCACCAACGCCGCCAAGTACGGTGCCCTCTCGACCCCCGCCGGACGTCTGGAACTGTCCTGGAGGGTGGAGGAACAGGAGCGTGGTGAGCGGCTGGTCCTGGAGTGGGTGGAGGACGGTGGTCCGCCCGTGACGCCGCCCAGCCACGAGGGGTTCGGCTCGATAGTCCTGCGGCAGACGGTCGAAGGCCAGCTTGGCGGAGAACTGGTCCTCGACTGGAATGCGGCGGGACTGCGCTGCCGGATCGCGATGCCGAACGACTGCTTCTCGACCGCGGGAACGACGGATTCCTCGGAACCTTTGAACGAAGCCTTCGATGAAGGGCAGGTGACGGGGCCCGCCGGCTCGGGCGCGCGCGTCCTCGTCGTGGAGGACGAGGCCCTGACAGCACTTGCCATGGAACAGGTCCTGCTCGACGCCGGCCTTACCGTGCTCGGACCGGTAGGTCGGGTCGAAGACGCCCTGGAACTGCTGCGCGAGACAACCCCCGACGTCGCCGTGCTCGACGTCAACCTGTTCGGCCAGACGGTTTTCCCCGTGGCCGAACGGCTGCTGGTTCTTGGCGTTCCCTTCTTGTTCTGCTCGGGCTATTCGAGGCTGGATGACGTCAGCGAAAGATTGAACCAGGTTCCCTTGCTGGCCAAGCCGGTGCTCGCCGACCGCCTTATCGCAACCTTGTCCAGTCTCATGACCGACCGGACCGTCATATCCGCCGGAGTTGCCGCACAGTGA
- a CDS encoding alpha/beta fold hydrolase, with protein sequence MTEDRRRTSAGGATFWADALHHFDAVRRWRGFAMDGMGLGPQESPYAIVLEQSGVRLRRYELPPASDPAVLPAVLIVPAPIKRGYIWDLLPHVSVVRRLAADGFRVYMTEWTEPGDAEQDFGLADYADRLIGKCVAAIARDGGGERVFLAGHSLGGTLATLFTSLHADSVRGLVVVEAPLHFGVGGGALARMVADAPPAATLREAFGNIPGSFLNLVSARASPREFNWQRRVDMIASLADPRALQTHLAVERWTLDEFPIAGRFFEELIEQLYRDDLFARGQLSIGGRPALPSGLAAPLLAVIGKGSEIIPPGSMLPVIDASPADRKLVLDYAGDVGVALQHVGPLIGRAAHEHLWPQITRWLWEIVRSDEPGRPA encoded by the coding sequence ATGACCGAGGACAGGCGGCGGACATCCGCCGGTGGCGCGACCTTCTGGGCCGATGCGCTCCATCACTTCGACGCGGTCCGCCGCTGGCGCGGCTTCGCCATGGACGGCATGGGCCTGGGGCCGCAGGAAAGCCCGTACGCGATCGTGCTGGAGCAGTCGGGGGTCCGCCTGCGGCGCTACGAGCTTCCGCCCGCCTCCGACCCCGCGGTATTGCCCGCGGTTCTGATCGTACCCGCACCGATCAAGCGCGGCTACATCTGGGACCTGCTGCCCCATGTCAGCGTCGTCCGGCGGTTGGCGGCGGATGGCTTCCGGGTCTATATGACGGAATGGACGGAACCCGGCGACGCGGAGCAGGACTTCGGCCTTGCCGACTATGCCGACCGCCTGATCGGGAAGTGCGTCGCCGCCATCGCCCGGGACGGCGGAGGCGAGCGGGTGTTCCTGGCCGGCCACTCGCTGGGCGGCACGCTGGCGACGCTGTTCACCAGCCTCCATGCGGACAGCGTGCGCGGACTGGTGGTCGTGGAAGCCCCGCTCCATTTCGGTGTGGGCGGCGGCGCGCTCGCCCGGATGGTCGCCGACGCGCCGCCGGCGGCGACCCTTCGCGAGGCTTTCGGCAACATTCCCGGAAGCTTCCTCAATCTCGTCTCGGCGCGGGCGTCCCCGCGGGAGTTCAACTGGCAGCGCCGGGTGGACATGATCGCGAGCCTCGCCGATCCCAGGGCCCTTCAGACCCACTTGGCCGTCGAGCGGTGGACGCTGGACGAGTTCCCCATCGCCGGCCGGTTCTTCGAGGAACTGATCGAGCAGCTTTACCGAGACGACCTGTTCGCCCGCGGCCAGCTTTCGATCGGCGGCCGGCCGGCGCTGCCGTCGGGCCTGGCGGCGCCGCTGCTCGCGGTCATCGGCAAGGGTAGCGAGATCATCCCGCCCGGTTCCATGCTGCCGGTGATCGACGCCTCGCCCGCCGACCGGAAACTGGTGCTCGACTATGCCGGCGACGTGGGCGTGGCGCTCCAGCATGTCGGTCCGCTGATCGGCCGCGCGGCGCACGAACATCTTTGGCCGCAGATCACCCGCTGGCTATGGGAGATCGTCCGTTCCGATGAACCCGGCCGACCGGCTTGA
- a CDS encoding PHA/PHB synthase family protein gives MATMKSDETRRKRPPAAKRAVDASESPGQPSPQKVSGDTAPRSPAPHDDAGPPVGMGIPTPEAALGLWMSWMTQNVGGMGKMPGASAAGGDQPWWAMNADAMSGTLLASGVEQFQRFVAADPMLASIDKVWNANPLREVIPVDWAEAVRALRIVWLRSMRDPAKTLTRSAELNMQIWTSAVEAWNAAGARWWGVASGAPAGGDKRFDAPEWHSNPVYRTLKEMYLLASDFLLRQGLEDNDMDPQERERIAFHLRQFVDAMSPSLLLLSNPVALRRAMETGGASLADGARNLLHDLREGRLSMVDATAFEPGRNLAVTKGKVVYRNRLIELIQYSPTTEQVQEVPILFMPPWINKFYILDMQPKNSMVKYLVDQGFTVFMVSWKNPDASMEDITFEDYMNLGPLAAADVVRDITGSKTVNPVGYCIGGTLLAMTLSYLAEKGDERFGAATFMVSMQDFSRVGDTAFFMDEPQIDFIEQQMMERGYLDSREMANMFNLLRSNDLIWSNVVNNYLLGGKPPAFDLLYWNSDGTRMARAAHSWYLRNTYVENNLIKPGKIQLGGVPIDLGRIKLDIYAVGAEKDHIVPWNSAWRITQLTGGKVRFVMATSGHIAGIINHPAGKKGSYSVLEGEKPAESPEKWLEAAERNDGSWWTDWNRWLVAHSGGKVAAPPVGNANYPALCDAPGTYVLEK, from the coding sequence ATGGCGACCATGAAGAGCGATGAAACCAGGCGCAAACGGCCGCCGGCTGCCAAGCGGGCCGTCGACGCTTCGGAGAGCCCGGGCCAGCCGAGTCCGCAGAAGGTTTCCGGAGACACGGCACCCCGGAGCCCGGCTCCGCACGACGATGCCGGGCCGCCGGTCGGCATGGGAATTCCGACGCCGGAGGCGGCGCTCGGCCTCTGGATGTCCTGGATGACGCAGAATGTCGGCGGCATGGGCAAGATGCCGGGCGCTTCCGCAGCCGGTGGCGACCAGCCCTGGTGGGCGATGAACGCCGATGCGATGTCCGGCACGCTGCTCGCCAGCGGCGTGGAGCAGTTCCAGCGGTTCGTGGCGGCGGATCCGATGCTGGCGTCGATCGACAAGGTCTGGAACGCCAACCCGCTCCGGGAGGTGATCCCGGTGGATTGGGCCGAGGCGGTCCGCGCCCTGCGGATCGTCTGGCTCCGTTCGATGCGCGACCCGGCCAAGACCCTGACGCGGTCGGCCGAGCTGAACATGCAGATCTGGACCTCGGCCGTCGAGGCCTGGAACGCTGCCGGGGCGCGCTGGTGGGGCGTCGCTTCGGGCGCGCCCGCCGGCGGCGACAAGCGGTTCGATGCGCCGGAGTGGCATTCCAACCCGGTCTACCGGACCCTGAAGGAGATGTATCTGCTCGCCTCCGACTTCCTGCTGCGCCAGGGGCTGGAGGATAACGACATGGACCCGCAGGAGCGCGAGCGCATCGCGTTCCACCTGCGCCAGTTCGTCGACGCGATGAGCCCCAGCCTGCTGCTGCTGTCCAATCCGGTGGCATTGCGCCGGGCGATGGAGACGGGCGGCGCCAGCCTTGCCGACGGTGCGCGCAACCTGCTGCATGACCTGCGTGAGGGCCGCCTCAGCATGGTCGACGCGACCGCCTTCGAGCCGGGGCGCAACCTGGCGGTCACCAAGGGCAAGGTCGTCTATCGCAACCGGCTGATCGAGCTGATCCAGTACAGCCCGACCACGGAGCAGGTCCAGGAGGTCCCCATCCTGTTCATGCCGCCGTGGATCAACAAGTTCTACATCCTGGACATGCAGCCCAAGAACAGCATGGTGAAGTACCTGGTCGACCAGGGCTTCACAGTGTTCATGGTCAGCTGGAAGAACCCGGACGCCTCGATGGAGGATATCACCTTCGAGGACTACATGAACCTCGGGCCGCTCGCCGCGGCCGACGTGGTCCGGGACATCACCGGCAGCAAGACGGTCAACCCGGTCGGCTACTGCATCGGCGGCACCCTGCTGGCGATGACGCTGTCCTACCTGGCCGAGAAGGGCGACGAGCGGTTCGGGGCCGCGACCTTCATGGTGTCCATGCAGGACTTCAGCCGGGTCGGCGACACGGCCTTCTTCATGGACGAGCCGCAAATCGACTTCATCGAGCAGCAGATGATGGAGCGGGGCTATCTCGACAGCCGCGAGATGGCGAACATGTTCAACCTGCTCCGTTCGAACGACCTGATCTGGAGCAACGTCGTCAACAACTACCTGCTGGGCGGCAAGCCGCCGGCCTTCGACCTGCTCTACTGGAACAGCGACGGAACCCGCATGGCGCGCGCCGCCCATAGCTGGTACCTGCGCAACACCTACGTCGAGAACAACCTGATCAAGCCGGGCAAGATCCAACTGGGGGGCGTGCCGATCGATTTGGGCCGGATCAAGCTGGACATCTACGCGGTGGGTGCCGAGAAGGACCACATCGTGCCCTGGAACTCGGCGTGGCGGATCACCCAGCTGACCGGGGGCAAGGTGCGGTTCGTCATGGCCACCAGCGGCCATATCGCCGGCATCATCAACCATCCTGCCGGCAAGAAGGGCAGCTACTCGGTGCTCGAAGGGGAGAAGCCGGCGGAAAGCCCGGAAAAGTGGCTGGAAGCGGCCGAGCGGAACGACGGCAGCTGGTGGACGGACTGGAACCGCTGGCTGGTCGCCCATTCGGGCGGCAAGGTGGCCGCCCCGCCGGTCGGCAACGCCAATTATCCGGCGCTGTGCGACGCCCCCGGCACCTACGTGCTGGAGAAGTAG
- a CDS encoding LuxR C-terminal-related transcriptional regulator, giving the protein MLIVDDHALVLHGFALSVLELFPDAEVFEANSLDAALSIVRRTEGLSLVLFDLHLDSADGLSNVRRMIEALDGIPLIVISASDESADVIDSVRAGAKGYLLKSGSSALLEHAILLVLSGETYVPMPRTVLVSAAMAEPERPSNHMLDRLTDRQRDVFQLLLAGHSNKEIARSLGVLEGTVKVHVRAIMQKLGVKNRTQVAVAAARAGCFPEEV; this is encoded by the coding sequence GTGCTGATCGTTGACGATCACGCCCTCGTTCTGCACGGCTTTGCGCTCTCGGTCCTTGAATTGTTCCCGGATGCGGAAGTCTTCGAAGCGAACTCCCTGGACGCGGCCCTGTCGATCGTGCGCCGCACCGAGGGTCTATCGCTCGTTCTTTTCGACCTTCATCTGGACAGCGCCGACGGATTGTCAAACGTGCGCCGCATGATCGAGGCGCTGGACGGCATACCGCTGATCGTGATCTCGGCTTCCGACGAAAGCGCCGACGTCATCGACAGCGTACGCGCCGGGGCGAAGGGATACCTCCTTAAATCCGGATCGTCGGCCCTGCTCGAGCACGCCATCCTTCTGGTCCTGTCCGGGGAAACCTATGTTCCGATGCCGCGCACGGTGCTGGTCAGCGCAGCCATGGCCGAGCCGGAGCGTCCGAGCAACCACATGCTCGACCGCCTGACCGACCGGCAGCGGGACGTATTCCAACTCCTGCTGGCCGGCCACTCCAACAAGGAGATCGCGCGGTCGCTGGGCGTCCTGGAAGGGACCGTCAAGGTTCACGTCCGCGCCATCATGCAGAAGCTCGGCGTCAAGAACCGGACCCAGGTGGCCGTGGCGGCGGCACGAGCGGGCTGTTTCCCGGAAGAGGTCTGA
- a CDS encoding LuxR C-terminal-related transcriptional regulator — protein MTTNCEVMLVDSDRLFCAALAALLETTAFRISAEFPTLADANNAVRQGRRPDLILLNLQSGNAEELGQLKLLRTSSAQARIVVLASELTSQILSGALQSGADGCLNKTMSCEALQRSLHLVMLGEAVFPRSIADLLISNALEDVALPSSAAMPPIGNELSKREIEILRCLLGGQSNKAIARNLNITESTVKMHFKNVMRKIRAQNRTQAAVWAIQHGISPRLSA, from the coding sequence ATGACGACCAACTGCGAAGTCATGCTTGTCGACAGCGACCGTCTTTTTTGCGCCGCGTTGGCAGCTCTGCTGGAAACGACCGCATTCCGCATTTCCGCGGAATTCCCGACGCTCGCCGATGCCAATAACGCCGTTCGCCAGGGACGGCGGCCGGACCTGATCCTGCTCAACCTGCAAAGCGGCAACGCCGAGGAACTGGGTCAGCTCAAGCTGCTGCGCACGAGCTCGGCGCAGGCGCGCATCGTCGTCCTCGCGTCGGAGCTGACCTCGCAGATCTTGAGCGGCGCGCTGCAGAGCGGCGCCGATGGGTGTCTGAACAAGACCATGTCCTGCGAAGCCCTTCAGCGGTCGCTGCATCTCGTCATGCTTGGCGAGGCGGTTTTCCCGCGCAGCATTGCCGACCTGCTGATCAGCAACGCGCTGGAAGACGTCGCCCTGCCGTCTTCGGCCGCCATGCCCCCAATTGGCAACGAACTGTCGAAACGCGAGATCGAGATCCTTCGCTGCCTGCTGGGCGGCCAGTCGAACAAGGCCATTGCACGCAACTTGAATATCACCGAGTCGACCGTGAAAATGCACTTCAAGAACGTGATGCGAAAGATTCGTGCCCAGAACCGCACGCAGGCAGCCGTCTGGGCGATCCAGCACGGCATCTCACCCCGACTTTCCGCCTAG
- a CDS encoding MBL fold metallo-hydrolase, producing the protein MDELPEPGTVRQVAPGVLWVRMPLPFALNHINVWLLESEDGWTIVDTGIGSDRTKDCWERIFKNSLGGKPVGRVIATHFHPDHVGLAGWMVDRWQAEFCASLTEWLFGRMLSLESPEAMVRTSLAFYRRAGLDEAALAVMADRGNSYARGVAPLPAQLRRLKAGDRLRIGGADWHVITGGGHTPEHVCLHCPDRGLFIAGDQVLPRISPNISVWSSEPDADPLEDFLRTLDRLRNLPDDLLVLPSHDTPFTGLHARLDALAAHHGERLEQVANACSEPSTVAEVTRVMFNRPLDPHQLVFAIGEALAHLNHLAARGRLVRRTDRDGLLRFSRR; encoded by the coding sequence ATGGACGAGCTTCCCGAACCGGGGACCGTGCGGCAGGTCGCGCCCGGCGTCCTGTGGGTGCGGATGCCCCTTCCGTTCGCGCTCAATCATATCAATGTCTGGCTTCTGGAATCCGAAGACGGCTGGACGATCGTCGACACCGGCATCGGCAGCGATCGGACCAAGGACTGCTGGGAGCGGATCTTCAAGAACTCGCTCGGTGGAAAGCCAGTGGGACGGGTGATCGCGACCCATTTTCACCCGGACCATGTCGGCCTTGCGGGATGGATGGTCGACCGCTGGCAGGCCGAGTTCTGCGCCAGCCTGACGGAATGGCTTTTCGGGCGGATGCTCAGCCTGGAAAGCCCGGAAGCCATGGTCCGCACCAGCCTCGCCTTCTACCGCCGCGCCGGGCTGGATGAAGCGGCGCTCGCCGTCATGGCGGATCGCGGCAACTCCTATGCCAGGGGCGTGGCTCCCCTGCCCGCCCAGCTGCGCCGCCTCAAGGCGGGCGACCGCCTGCGGATCGGTGGGGCCGACTGGCACGTGATCACGGGCGGCGGCCACACGCCGGAACATGTCTGCCTGCATTGCCCCGACCGTGGCCTCTTCATCGCCGGCGACCAGGTGCTGCCCCGGATCAGCCCGAACATCAGCGTCTGGTCATCGGAACCGGACGCCGACCCGCTGGAGGATTTCCTGCGCACCCTCGACCGGCTGCGGAACCTTCCCGACGATCTCCTCGTCCTGCCGTCCCACGATACGCCGTTCACCGGCCTGCATGCCCGGCTGGACGCCCTCGCGGCTCATCATGGCGAGCGGTTGGAGCAGGTCGCGAACGCCTGTTCTGAGCCGAGCACCGTCGCCGAGGTGACCCGCGTGATGTTCAACCGCCCGCTCGACCCGCACCAGCTGGTGTTCGCCATCGGCGAGGCGCTGGCGCACCTCAACCATCTCGCCGCCCGAGGCCGGCTGGTTCGGCGGACGGATAGGGACGGCCTGCTTCGATTCTCGCGTCGCTGA
- a CDS encoding sugar kinase, producing the protein MVRVACIGECMIELSERADGTLSRSFGGDTLNTALYMARLGVEVDYVTALGDDGWSEEMVTAWADEGIGTGRVVRMAGRLPGLYVIQTDPKGERRFQYWRDRAAARDLFDQPATPSLIEALARDYGLLYLSGITLSLYGEAGRGRLLEAIDRARAGGARLAFDTNFRPRGWPEPELARNAYRQVLDRSDIVLASTEDLNLLYGGRGEETLLEGGKPEELALKLAHPSCRVMAGDTDTVVDAAPVENVTDTTAAGDSFAAAYLAARLKGADPEAAARAGHRLAGVVVQHRGAIIPRAAMPATVFET; encoded by the coding sequence ATGGTTCGGGTCGCCTGCATCGGCGAATGCATGATCGAGTTGTCGGAGCGTGCCGACGGTACCCTGTCGCGCAGCTTCGGTGGCGACACCCTCAACACCGCCCTGTACATGGCCCGTCTCGGCGTCGAGGTCGATTATGTCACCGCGCTGGGCGATGACGGGTGGAGCGAGGAGATGGTCACGGCCTGGGCCGACGAAGGCATCGGGACCGGCCGGGTGGTCCGCATGGCCGGCCGTCTCCCGGGACTCTACGTGATCCAGACCGATCCGAAGGGGGAGCGGCGGTTCCAGTACTGGCGCGACCGCGCGGCGGCGCGCGACCTGTTCGACCAGCCTGCCACCCCGTCCCTGATCGAGGCGCTGGCCCGCGACTACGGCCTTCTGTATCTCTCCGGCATCACCCTGTCGCTCTATGGCGAGGCTGGGCGCGGGCGCCTGTTGGAGGCGATCGACCGCGCCCGTGCCGGCGGCGCGCGCCTGGCCTTCGATACCAATTTCCGTCCCCGCGGCTGGCCCGAGCCCGAGTTGGCGCGCAACGCCTACCGTCAGGTCCTCGACCGCTCGGACATCGTCCTGGCGTCAACCGAGGATCTCAACCTGCTGTACGGCGGGCGCGGCGAGGAAACGCTGCTGGAAGGCGGCAAACCCGAAGAATTAGCCCTGAAGCTGGCCCATCCCTCGTGCCGGGTGATGGCGGGAGACACCGACACCGTGGTCGATGCGGCACCGGTGGAGAATGTCACCGACACCACCGCCGCCGGCGACAGCTTCGCCGCCGCCTACCTCGCGGCCCGCCTGAAGGGAGCCGACCCGGAAGCGGCGGCGCGGGCTGGGCATCGGCTGGCCGGCGTGGTCGTGCAGCATCGCGGCGCCATCATCCCGCGGGCGGCGATGCCTGCGACCGTGTTCGAAACCTGA
- a CDS encoding 2-keto-4-pentenoate hydratase, which yields MTETDLSAAADLLLDARRTGAWLTELPESARPRTLEEAYAIQDLLVRRKGGATGWKVGAPSPTAEPVRGALAADTIHDSPARLPASGFNVIGAEAELVYRFASPLPLRDKSYDLEEVLAAVGSVHAAIEIADTRYKVWKSVDQFSQIADQTSHGVLVVGTGTADWRGIEPVNEPVTLWVDDRKEFETIGGNTAGDPRRMLLWLANVGSRGQGGIKVGDQVTSGSTCGTIFVKAPCTLIAEFPGVGKAVLEIF from the coding sequence GTGACCGAAACAGACCTGTCCGCAGCCGCCGACCTGCTGCTCGACGCCCGGCGCACCGGAGCGTGGCTGACGGAACTTCCTGAGTCCGCCCGGCCCCGCACCCTGGAAGAGGCCTACGCGATCCAGGACCTGCTCGTCCGGCGCAAGGGCGGGGCAACCGGGTGGAAGGTCGGAGCGCCGTCCCCCACGGCCGAACCCGTCCGCGGAGCCCTTGCGGCTGACACCATCCACGACAGCCCCGCCCGGCTTCCCGCCTCGGGCTTCAACGTGATCGGGGCCGAGGCCGAACTGGTCTACCGCTTCGCCTCTCCCCTGCCCCTCCGGGACAAGTCCTACGACCTCGAGGAAGTGCTGGCCGCGGTCGGATCGGTCCACGCGGCGATCGAGATCGCCGACACGCGCTACAAGGTCTGGAAGTCGGTGGACCAGTTCAGCCAGATCGCGGACCAGACCAGCCACGGCGTCCTCGTGGTCGGCACCGGCACGGCCGACTGGCGCGGCATAGAGCCGGTCAACGAACCGGTCACGCTGTGGGTCGATGACAGGAAGGAATTCGAGACCATCGGCGGCAACACCGCGGGAGATCCCCGGCGCATGCTGCTGTGGCTCGCCAATGTCGGTTCCCGCGGCCAGGGCGGCATCAAGGTCGGCGACCAGGTGACCTCGGGCTCGACCTGCGGGACGATCTTCGTGAAGGCTCCCTGCACGCTGATCGCCGAATTTCCCGGAGTGGGCAAGGCCGTGCTCGAAATCTTCTAG